The DNA sequence CGAAGGAGGTAATACTTTTGGTTCTGTGTGCACCCTGCTATAGAATAAcaggtatgtatgtgtgtcttttagACCTTTGTTTTCATGTCCTCTGTTCTCGTTGTCACTCTTTTCTGCTGTCATTCTCCTCACATCTCCTTTGTGAatggacagcagcagcagtgtggtgacagcagcaggagaagagtgatgttttctgctctctctctctctctctctctctctctctctctctctctctttacttgTGCCTCCAGCCTCATGATGTGTGAAGCCTCTGCATTCCTGCCTGTCACTGAAAAGGTTGGCTAATGTTCAGGGAATGCAGCGGTGGCTGATGTTTGCCGCTGCCTCTTCATGTCGGTACCTGACATGTTCCATCTGGTAAACACATCCACAACTGACTGACTGGATTACGTTGTTTGCCGAGCTTGCTGGCTATCTCAATGGCCAGATATCGCACCGCCTGAATGACTGGATATCTTGTTGAATGACTGACTGTTTGGCTGGATTACAGCCTGTTCTCGTGTAAGAAAACAACTCTCGGCCATTATTTTGGTCCCAGACATGACTCATGTGACAGGCGGCAGTAGAATTACACAAAGAGATGCGTTAATGGCAGATACTTTTACACCCTCAGGTCAAACCTCTTTCAAAACTGGCTTCATACATCCACTGATGTAGTTTAGCAATGTAATAActttaggtgtgagtgtgtagcTGTGTAACCACCGCCCTGTACTCAAACATTAGTTTGCTTTGCTTACAGAAGCAGCAGATATGTTTCTGCGTGTTGATTGAACAACGCTTACAGGAAGAGTTTTATGTTTGGTACATTTGGTCTAATAGATTCAGATCGTTTAAAATGCCAGAAAGCGGAGAAAGAGTATTTAATGGTAAATAACAAATGTTTATTGTGTGAACTCTCTGAACTAATGAGGCGATGGCTGGGTGCATGCACACAACCACaacagagaaggaaagaagatgACTGTTAAGGTGCCCGGAATGTGAGATACTGTGAGATGGATCCTATTGATGCTagtatcaacacacacacaagactgaGTGTCAGTAGTATCGATGTTTTAGGTATTGTGACTCGACCAATGAATTTCCGAGCTGATGTACTCTTCTCATGCTGGACTGTTCATCTATTAGTGGTCTTTTTTTCCCTGCAGTTACAGTTAGATACCTAAAGATAAACATGACACTTGCCTGCAGGCTCTGGCAGAACGCAGATGAGACAGATGTTATTTACTCACAGCAGTGGCgtgatgtcattttattttgtgtgaacATCGCTGCCTCTTGAGTTTGACCTTGACGTGTGGTGGAATCTGAATGTCGTTCCCACTGATATTTACAGAGCTGGCATTCCACCACCCTTGTCCAAGATAAGTGCTATAAGAGCgatgtgaggtgtgtgtgtgtgtgtgtgtgtgtgtgtgtgtgtgtgtgtgtgtgtgtgtgtgtgtgtgtgtgtgtgtgtgtgtgtgtgtatatatttttcagAGGTGTGCACTTATGGATCTGTGCTCGGCACTGAACACTGTTAACCACTTAGTTgccatttttttaataacataTCTCTTATTGTATTTTGACACTATTTCAATAGATCGGAGTTCATGGATTTGcttactagagctgcaacaatttctcgattaatcgattagatgatcgacagaaaattaatttgcaactattttgataatcaatgcCTAAAATTCCTTACAGCTTCTCCAGTGTGATGACTTGCTGCCTTTCTCTGTTTCATGGCATTTTAAATGGAaacttttttggttttggtctgttGGCTGAGACAAAACAAGCCACATGAATATGTCATTTTTGGCTCTTGATGAGCATTCTTGTCTACGCTGGTGGCATGACTCTATGGATGACAATGTCGGTTCACCACTGTGCCTGGACTGAAGTATCTCATATCATATCTACTGTATGAACTGCTACACGAGTAGTTCCCAAAGGATGAATcccactgactttggtgataccTGACTCCTCCAGGACTACCATGAGATcgacagttttggttttttagtgaaatgtgtaaacaactattggatggattgtcatgaaatttagtGCACACATCCATGTTTCCTTCAGGATGAAGTCTAATAACTGTCATCATCCTTAAACTTTTCATTAAGCAACACCATTAGGTCATAaattcaatttgtccaatatttttttAGTGCTATTTAGCAAATCTTAGCATCCTAACCAGCTAAACTAAGATAGTTAACATGGTAACCAGCCGCTGTTGTTGGTAGTATTTAGCTTTGACTGTACTAATAGCTGTAAATTCTCAGTCTTGGTCAATATTATTTTACAATATTATTAATTCAGACCAACggttaatcaagaaaataattgacagagtattgataatgaaagtattTCCTTGTTGCTCACACTAACTGCCTGTATTTCTCTCCTCACTTTCCTCTTTGTGAATTGTACCTTCACatctgactgacacacacacaccagagccatctgtgtgtgtgtgtgtcaaacagcCTGTTCGACACCAGCAACAAACAAAATCTCTCTGCACCTCCGCAAACAATAACTCTGTCTATCAGATGATCTCAGTCACTTCCTAATGTCTGTGATAATCTAGCCTCCCTACACTGCTGCTGTGGATGTTAATTATCATGTTAATTGCTTCCATGAGGGAAGTCGAGGAATGTCTTGTGTATCTGACTTCCTGGCTTCTCTGCCGTCCTCGGGGACCTCTTACTCTGTGGCGGTCTGGGATGGAGAGAAGGCGCCTGAGCTCTAATGGAGAATACTGGTCATGTGGTTACAGCTCTGATGCATATAGTTCATCTGGGAAAGAAAAATCAAGCTTGGTTGGGAAAGTCAGGGAGACTCCACTCTATGAAGTATTAAATCATGTGCAAAAATCAGACTCATAAAGGAAAACAGGTTGTAATGACAGTGACATCACTCCTGAGGTTAAATAGTTACTTTCTTGTATCTTTCTTGATATATGCAGTGCTTCCACTCTTTCTGCCTAATATTTATGTGAACTGTTTACACAACCTTAAACTTTACACTTGTAGACTGTTGAGTTGCAGCTGAAGCACaaattctgtttgtgtgtttactcaCACACTGTTGTCATTGCCAAACCCATGTCGTTAATGGCTCCAGATTTCCAGATATTTTCATGTCTCTAGGGTGCTATTGAGGTCTCTCTGCAATTCACAGTATGTAGTGCATACACTTTGTTTATCGCCCCCATCTTTTacatgactctctctctctctcatgctgtATATTATTTAAGCGGGTACAAATGGcatcaaaataatttgaaacACAAACACGTCCACATACCCTGTGCAGGGTTTAATGACTGGGCAAACATGTGTAATGCAGGCATGTGTGCAGACCTCCCACTCACATTCGGCCTCAACGTCGGGGCAAACACATACATCcacttcatttttaaatattttgacaaCTGCAGGTGTGTTATCTTTCCACGTTTTTGGTTAAGCCTCAAACATGAAAGTACGTGTAAATCCGGTGAAGTCATCTAAAGTGCTGAACCTACTGCTCACTCTGCTTCAAATGAGTTTGAATCTAGCAGTCATTCTGTCTCTGACTCTTTTATGAATCACTATGAAGTACAATGTCCTAATTCACCACTGCAAAGGAGCTTttacttgtctgtctgtgtcagaAAGAGTCAAAATCTTAAAGATTTAAGATTCAAATTTTGTTCTCAGATCAGCCTTGAGTCAAGAAATGTTAAGTTTTCAAAGTAAACATTTTCTCGAAGTCTACACAACTTCTTATCTTGTGTTCACCGACTCTTTCCCAGCCTGGTCCACTTCTCCACATCTACTCTGTACAGTCAGAGTGAGCGGCCAGCCTCTCCAGCTGCCTCTCCCTAAAGGTTCATATTATCTAATGATTGTTTCCTGCGTTTGAGGCAGcctctctgtctgcttgtcGTGGATGTGTGCTGCATGGCTGAGAGCATACGTGTGTTTGCTTTGTCTCCAGATTGCCACACTGTGTAAtcctacatactgtatatatgaagaGATTAGAGCCTTGTAAATTAAAGAACACCTAAATGTATCCCCCTTCCCTCACCTTCCCTCTATCCCTGAACAAATGTGAGATGTTTGTGACATTTGCAATTACGTCTTAGCTGGGAAACCACAGACGTGTGTTGAAGTAAATTGTTTAGTCAAGCGTGTGCTCATAGTGCTTGATAGTTTACCCAGCTGTGAGCTAACACACTTAACGTATCATTTTGGCCTGTTAGATGTGGAGAGGCTCGACTCTTaaacatcactgttaaacataGGCTATCTGGCATCCGAATTTATAATACAGGATACGCAAGATGTAAATACATAACCACTGTTTGTGGAGATCTTTTCAACATACTTCTACTAGTGTTAAACAAATGATGACACCACTGTAGACGTCAACTGACAAAACcaacagaaggaaaaaagactaaaacaaataattgttGCAACCagggattattttcattattgactaatctgcggattattttctcgattcatTTCTTGGGTCTGTATGTATCATTTCTGAAAGCCCAAGAGGACATATTTATATAGCtggttttgtccaaacaacagtccaaaactaaagacaaacaaaactaacttaagacaaagaaaagcacaaaataGCCAAAACTGGgtaatgtttggcttttttgcttgaaaaatgactggaACAATAAAACTGACCCATGAACTGAGGACTGGACAGTGACCCATGAATGACACTGAGGAAAATGGACCGCATACAAGAGAAAGGATGCGTCAGTgagaaaaggtcaaaggttcaaaaaaggaaagaaagattAGTGCGTCTTATTTACTACTTTTGTTATTAATgtagttttgttgtgtttttgtttaatgtaaagtgattgaatataaataaaaagtttttgaaaaatgacatgaaccattaattgattattaaaatagctgCTGACTAATTTCTGATGATGGACTAATCATTTAGGCTCTAAAACAAACTGCATGGTCacactgtatttgtacttttattgAGTTGTGATCTCAGTAATAAAAACGTTAAAAGGCTGCTTCCCTCCCTTTTGACTAGAAGACTGAAGATTGATTTCCTTAATTTCAGTCCAGTGTCTCACTTaataagttattttattttgtgttccACAGGGTTGTGATCCattaaaaagagatttttttgtgATGTTGGTGCAGATCATCTCCTGTATCAGTGATAGTGAAACCAGGTGTGCATCATTAGTGACTTAGCAGCACTGAGTTGTAGGATGAAGGTAAAAACTGTTCTGCAGTAAATGACATTCTGGTAAAGCTGGAAGATTCACGGATATGTTTGTTTGTCCAGAGATAAACtgtgattgtcagcagtaaCAGAGGAAGcttaaattaatgttttgtttctttctgtgtattttttttttttaaactttgtaaCGGTCGAGCTCACCAGAGCAGATGGTAGAAGACCAGTTAATGGTGTATAGCAGCAGGAGATTTTAGGAGGTTTTAGCTGTAAAATTTGTCCTCTTCTTTAATTTTAAGTTGGTTTTGTTGAACTATTCCCTTGTGTCTTGCATTTGTTTATTCACGTTTTTATCACTAAATGCCACATTTTTTGGATGGGCTTCCGCCTACAGTCCTGCTTTCATCCATGACCCATTTAAGTTTTTCAGCACCAGCCAACATCAACTCGCTTTTATAAGTTGTGGTGGTACGAGAAACAATTTGatctaaatgtaaaatgacCTACATTCAGGTGTGGGATTTCAGTTCACTTTGAAAATATTAAGAGAAAAAGAGGTCATACTTTAATTAATTCAACATTACAGTATCTATCTTTCTAGCAGAGAAGAAAATACCTCATGCCATCCAAATACTCAACTCTGGTTACTGGATTTCTTAAGTTTTCTTGCCTATTTTCTTGCTCACAGGAACGTTGGCaggatttttcttttgattatcTGGTGATTTCAGCTTATCTAGCTTTGCACTCAGTGTACGTCTCTGATTGAGACTATGAGCTTCATACCTGCACATCTCATATCTCTGTTCctgtctctgactgtctgtgtgtgtgggctgctCTTCAGCTGAGAAGTGGTACAAGCGTCATCTGACCTACCAGATCGTGAACTGGCCACGCCACCTGTCTCCTGGCTCGGTGCGGCTGGCTGTGCGTGCTGCCTTTCAGCTGTGGAGCAACGTGTCAGGCCTGGTCTTCCAGGAGGCCCCTGAAGGACCCGCAGACATCCGGCTGGCCTTTTACGAGGGAGACCACAACGACGGGGCCAGCAACGCCTTTGACGGACCAGGTCAAGGACAACCACACAGTTGCAGTCAAAGCTAATAACCACAACAAATTAGCttcaaatattgtgtgtgtgatggttgttttgtgtgtggCTGGTCTCAGTTGTGatcttgtgtgtatgtaattTGTTCTCAGGCCTCTCTTGCAATCTTGGTCCCACCAACACTTCCTGAATAAACAAAGCTTAACAAGTTCTGCTGTTTATGTGTACACAAGAACCTGATTATTGTGAATAAGCCAGATTAAGGTCTGATGACACACTCTGCGCTAGCCCTAATTCCACAATAACAACAGTTTACATGATATGGAAACATTATATTAGTGCCACACATGGAGGAAACCTATCAGTGTTTGATGATGAACTAACAGAGCTGAACTTTAAAGGGTGCAGCTGGTTGCACGTATAACTGAACACATGAGTCTGAATCAAGCCATAACTATATCTAGATCATAACTAGGCTCTGATATATATGGTGCAACACTTGTCAAACCGTGTCCCTTCCTCTCTGACCTTCAGGAGGAACTCTGGCTCACGCCTTCCTGCCTCGCCGCGGGGAAGCCCACTTCGACATGGCGGAGAGGTGGACGCTGAACGGACACAAGGGACACAACCTGTTCATGGTGACCGCCCATGAGATCGGACACACTCTGGGACTGGAGCACTCCCCCGTCCGTCACGCTCTCATGTCGCCGTACTACAGGAAACTGGGCCGCAGCCTGGTACTGAGCTGGGACGACATCATCGCCGTGCAACAGCTGTATGGTGAGATGATGTAACACTCACACCTCTGGTTGATTGACACAAACTAATATtatctgttttactttttaattctTGTCTACATCCAAACATTTCCAAATGAGGCTTAACTGGAgggaaatgttttctttgttcaatGGAAAGTGTGTGGTCCTGAGGTCAGGAGGAGTGTTAAACTTAACACCTtcactggacacacacagatatttttaCCACTTTTTCTCAGGTTAAAAGTCTGTCGGGGTGGAACGAAAGCACTTTTAGTGGTAAGATGACAAATGTCTCACTGTCTGGCCTCAGGACGGTGCAGTAAAGTTGCATTTTTTAGAAAGAACTATTACTGAAATACGCAGAACTTATTAGATGAATTTCTGACTTGGTATGAAACCAGACTGTCTTTGAGGAAACGCATAAGTGGAGTCATTTCTGCTCTGTTGCCCATTAAATTGTGAGTCATGGCACTGAGCTGTGAAAAGGCCAGAGAGGCAGCCCTGAAGGCCACCAGCTGCAAACACAGAACAAGAAGGCGTAGACTGGAGAAACCTCTCCTACAGATATTAAAAATCTATGAAAGAAATGAGAATTTGATTAGTTGCGTGACACTCAAAAAGCTCATATAGACAAATTGTTAATTTCCCAGCAGTTCGTCTACACACATTCAAACTTCCAGTGTTCTTGGAAAATAAAGCTCAAAACTATGAATGTGATTAAAAGCTGGCTGCAGTCTTTGTGAAAGAGATTACTGAAAAGCTTGATTTACAAatcagacagaacagaaaatgttttattgtattcttGGCAGACATGGAAAAACATCAGATcacaaataataaaagaaactCTCTTTGATTTTCAGTTTAATGTGtcttaaaaagaaagaaagcagaaagaGATGAATCTATCAGTTTCACTTCTGTGGCCTCTGAACTGCTGGGAGAAGAAGGTTTTAGACTGAGAACAGCAGAGGTGGTGTGGACGACAAAACAACTCTCTGCCctaaagacacacatacacacacagactgagtgATTTCATCACTGACAGGACGGCTGGTTTTTTACCCAGTGGCCTGTTTTGTAAATTATTATCTATCCTCTCAGAGCTGCACACACAGTGTTTACCTGCGAGTGCTGTCGGCTCTGTTGTGATAGATTACTGGTGTTGTTGCAGCGTGTGGGAgcattacatactgtatctctttGAGTAGTACAAATATTAGTTTCTGTTTACTGTGAGCGTGTTGTCCCTCccggcgtgtgtgtgtgtgtaatgtgctGCTCTGCACAGTTCTTCTATTGctcatgtttttctctgatGCTGAGAAACCGATTTCACTTGTTTGCACCAAAACTAGCTACTTCAACTCGACCCTCCTCTCTGATGGTTTGATGCTCTCAATCTGCAAGTGAAGGAAGTAACTTCATTGCTTTTAGCCCTTAACACTGGAGTAAAATGGCTGCAAAGGGCCGTAGTCGGCCATAGTTGTGCAGGAATGTTTGCATGGCTGCAGGATGGTCACTTGAATAATTCAGCTCTGAATTTGAGATTCAGCTCAACAGACGCTTGCAGTCAGGCTGCGTCCAGCTGCCTTTTTCCTCTGTTTAATATCTTGAGGAATCCCATCTGCTCTGCCTCTGGAAATATTCTGGCTTCGGTTTCCTAAAATGGTATTTGCCTTCCTTTTCTCTTCAGGGTCTGCCCGATTCActctggattaaaaaaaaaaaagctactgaCCACCCTGCTGCCTCAGCCAAACCTCCTCTCAGACACAcgttttcattttcagcacaGTTACACTCAGTAACTTGATGCCACTTTACTATACTACTATTAGATTAATTGCCACTAATGAGCAGCAATTAGAACAGATGATTAGTCTTTAGTTTGCATTGACCTGCATTATAAGCTGAAACTGCTTGTATTTggaagtgaaaacattttcttgctTTCCAACACACTTCTCTctgataacttttttttattgcctcataaaaaataaaaaaaaaagttatccaGGATTCGGGTGGGGTTCAGGAGGAATTTAACTAAGTACagcatgtttttctatcaaccTGATTCTCACCCTGTGGCAGTAATTTCTGCAGCTGCTCGCACGTAAATGTCAAGAAGCTCCAGAAACAGATATGGACAAGAACCGCAACTGACAGGACTACCAGCGCTGTCAAAATGCTACATCTGCTTAAAGATATGAGCTttaggcagtgtgtgtgtgtgtgtgtgtatgtgtgtgtatatatatgtatatgtatgtgtgtgtgtgtgtgtgggaaccCTCCCCAGTGTTGGCATTGTGATCTGATAAGAAGCAGATGTGAGCAGTCTGAATATGTCAGTCTCCAGAAGTCCTGACCTCCGCTGATTGCTGTGTGACAAGAAACATGAAAACCCTGCGAGCATGACACATTAACCAACACGCATGTGGTGTTTCTGCCTTATAAGAccatgtatgtacagtatgtatgtacagttaatgtgtccaaacttttgactggtactgtttgTATGGTGAGCAGCTACACTTAAGATGACTAACAGGAATAATATGTACAGACTCAGACCCACAAATGAAGAGTCACTGAAcaccaaactaaaaaataactattttttCATACAATACATTATGttgtacacacactgtactataTGATAGATGTCTGAAAGCACAATAATCATCGTCTACATGTCCTCTTGTAAACTAAAGCTTTTTTGGAGGAGGCTTTTCTCAGTGTACTCACAACTCTGCACAGACTTTAACAGGAGGCTTAAATTCTACTGTGTATAAATATCTGTAGTGGATATTTACACATGTACATATCTTACAAGTAGGTACTAAGTGGACCTCCAGTTAAGGTTGTAAAATAGcttgtaaaggagtatttttCCATTGTAGCGTTCCTGCTCTTACTTCTGTAGAAGATGATGAGTCAGCGTAAGGAGAAaggttttgtgttttgagtGGAGTCAGACATCCAGCGCTTATCAGCTGCTCCTACATTCGTACACACTGGACACACACTACAGTGTTATCCATGTGTTATCcgctgtggtgtgtgtgtgtttgtgtgtgtgtgtgtatctattttTCCTGCAGTCTTGATTTTATCCTCCTCCTGCACAAATGTTTGTTCAGCTCTATGCAAACAAAATGGCTGTAATCACATCTAAAGCATCGCCTTTTACTCTTTGATTTGCTATGTTGTCCTTTTCCTTTTGTATTGGTTTAATCTCACATGCCAGGATGATCTGTGTTATGAAGCTGTACATGCCAAACATAAATAGGCGGACTCTTGTTTGGGTGCTAAAAATTCAATGAGATTGTTTAAGGTTTGAGTGGGTGCCCTATCTGCActctttgtttatttccacCAGTATACATCAACCCAGCCACATCCTGTAAAGGACAAtttaaatgttaacattatcCAAGTCCTGTTTTAGGAGAACTCTCCACTGTTTGTCTTTCCAGGATCATTGGTTCCCATGATGTCCAATTTAGAAAATACTTAAATTGCTTTTGGCTTGGACGATAAGTTAGACTGTCTGTCTGCAAAGCTTTGTTTGGTCACAGTATGTTTTCTCTGTATAACCAAATGATTCGAGAGAAATTTAAACACAGCAACTTTCTCAAAGAAATCACATCATCCTTCATGGTCTTGGTTGCTGCCTTTTTATATtcactgtctttgtttctttgtcctCAGGTAAGCCACTGGGCGATCGTCCTGTGCGACTTCCAGGTCAAGTGTTGCACGCTGCACTGCAGGAGTGGGAGTTCACAGAGATCCACGACGGGCATCAGACCACAGGCCAGCCTCTCTACTGCCGGGGCGTCTTTGATGCCATCACTATGGGTGAGATCCAAATGAAGTAGTGttagaaaataacattcagCCACATCCTCTGTGGTTGAAtgttgaaaaaaatcagaaaataaatgtaagatAAATCCTGCAGAAACAGCAATGAATCCTGTTATTTATCTCTTTGAAGCTGTTGGATGAAGCCATATGAAATATTTCTTCAGCACTATCTCGATGaggcaaaacaagaaaaagagccGTTTCATTCTCTTCTTCAGTAGTTTTAACTCGAGGTTTACTTACTAACTTTTTCCAAAGCTTTCATCCACATCTGTCTAAACCATGATTACTGAACAAACTCTTATCTCCTGATGACGACTATAAAATACCGTTGAATGCTTCAGAAAAAAAGTACTAAGTGGACCTccagttgagattattttgtcaactaTTACCGAGGTCAGGAATGAACTTTGAAGCTCAGTTTATTCTTGTTCAGGGTCCTTTCCCAGCATGTTTTGGGCAAAAGTAAAACAACATCCTGAACAGGTTGTCAGACTCGCTTATTATTAAATCTGGTACCTAAACTGTGTATTTACCTTCATGTTTtcctgttctgtgtgtgtgaatccagACCAGAATGGGACGGTGCTGGTGTTTCGGGGCAGTGTGTACTGGACAGTATCAGCTGAAGGCGGTGTGAGCGGCCCGCTGCCTCTCATTCAGCGCTGGTCTGACCTCCCTCTGGCCATCGAGGCCGCTGCCTTCTCCCCGCTGGACTCCAAGTGGTATTTCTTCAAAGGTACGGCTTCACTGAGCTCATTAATGAGACTAACACGTCCTTTTTAAGACTTTCCCTAAACATTTGGCCAACTTCACCTTTCTGTAAAAGACCCAGAATAGATTCTATTGTGTCTTTTAAAAAGCGAAAGTGCTATTTAAAGATTTTACTGCACTGCAGCCTCAGCTGTAGATTTCAATAGTTTCACCTTTGTGCTAGTGACGTGTTTGCTAAGTCTAACTTTCCTGCTTTGGGCCAAAAACCTGACAGTTTCACTTATCTGCTAAACACAAAACAGGTCTATGTAAAATGGAGACGCTTTGCTGAGGATTTCATGCTACATAAATCATGTCCACCTTAACttttgttctttgtgtgtgAACTGTGAAAGACACTCACTATCACTTTGCTCTAATACATCATAAGCAGGTTCCATTTCAACAACAGCTAACGTGCCAAATAATCTTCACCAAGACACTTAAAGTCAAAATACTTCTTCATTCAACATCTTTGGATAAGAGACTAAAATAAAAgtgctttctgtctttttttactttactgtttcAAAACAGATTAACTtattgtatttctgtgttttgattGAAACCTGCTGTGAGCATTGTGATATTAAGCACTTGATACTTATGATCAAATATgatttgttaaaatgtaaataatttttGCAGGACTAATGTAATAACAGTGTTATTGTATGGAATTGGAGGGAACTCAATCCTCCTTGTCTGATGGTTTGCAGGGAAGCGGATGTGGCGCTACACGGGCAGCGTGCTGGACCCGGGCTTCCCCATGAAGAGCAGCGAGTCGGGGCTGCCTCGCCATCCTGACTGTGCCTTCT is a window from the Thunnus thynnus chromosome 7, fThuThy2.1, whole genome shotgun sequence genome containing:
- the mmp28 gene encoding LOW QUALITY PROTEIN: matrix metalloproteinase-28 (The sequence of the model RefSeq protein was modified relative to this genomic sequence to represent the inferred CDS: deleted 1 base in 1 codon) translates to MRGVVIVWLSRNEPPTSEPVSGAGRDMRAAWILTVSALISAQTAGGSPLLLDPEVFLEKYGYLHEDNHIHNAVEMQSAIREFQWLSRLPVTGELDSATLRQMAEPRCGVSDEGSQQIWAQRVNTIFTGGSVSTAGRAQRRRKRSSAEKWYKRHLTYQIVNWPRHLSPGSVRLAVRAAFQLWSNVSGLVFQEAPEGPADIRLAFYEGDHNDGASNAFDGPGGTLAHAFLPRRGEAHFDMAERWTLNGHKGHNLFMVTAHEIGHTLGLEHSPVRHALMSPYYRKLGRSLVLSWDDIIAVQQLYGKPLGDRPVRLPGQVLHAALQEWEFTEIHDGHQTTGQPLYCRGVFDAITMDQNGTVLVFRGSVYWTVSAEGGVSGPLPLIQRWSDLPLAIEAAAFSPLDSKWYFFKGKRMWRYTGSVLDPGFPMKSSESGLPRHPDCAFYYAPLGHMVLFKGSRYFVLNLKTLRQEPYYPRKLTDWNGVPQGTNGALTRPDGRLYLFREQRFWRFDPVKVRVTKEGLWAKDLSWTGCSNTPQNNSIL